Below is a genomic region from Fibrobacter sp. UBA4297.
ACGTTCGAAAATAATCACGTTCGCGTCGAGAGACATACCGACGACGAGGATGAAACCAGCAATACCCGGGAGAGTAAGCGTGGCGTTAAACACGGACATCACAGCGGCAGTCACGAGGGCGTTGATCATCACACCGATACTCGCGATGAAACCACCGAGACGGTAGTAGGCCACCATGAACACCAAGCAGAGCAAGAGGCCGATAGCACCGGAACCGAAGCCCTGGACAATGTTTTCTTCACCGAGAGTTGCACCAACGCTACGGCTTTCGATGATTTGCATCGGAGCTTTGAGGGCGCCAGCCTTGAGCACAACAGCGAGGCGGTTTGCTTCAGCCATGTCATCGAGACCCGTAATCTGAGCTTCGCCGTTCGGGATACGGTCGCGAATGACCGGAGCGGAGATGACCTGGTTATCGAGAACGATGGCCATCTGCTTACCGACGTTAGCAGCAGTAACAGCAGAGAACTTCTTAGGACCGATGCCACCGAACTTGAGGTTCACGGCAACTTCACCAGCGCTCATACCATCGCTTACGCGGTACGGGCGAGCATCCGTGATATCGTCACCGCCCATTTCTGCACGGCGCTTGAGGAGGTAAAGACGCTTGGCCTTGATATTTGCATCACGGCGGAGCTTTTCAAGACCGCTACCGAAAGCAAATGCAACATCGCGCGGGATGAGCTTCTGCACACCTTCCGTAGCGAGGAGCTTCTTCACCTTTTCGACGCTTTCTTCAGCAATGAAACCGCCATTGCCAAAAGAGAGGAAGAAAGAAGAAAGGGACTGTCCGACCACGTCTGCCGGAGCGGCTTCTGCAGCAGCGGTATCCTTCTTTTCTTCAGCCTTTGCAACACCACCAGCAAGGAGTTCGTCATCCGACAAGGTTTCCTTCTTCACAGAATCAGTCTTGACGGAGTCCGTCTTAGCGGAATCAGCAATGATGTCGGTCGTCTGGCGAGTGAGGTACTGGTCGATAAGGCCAACAACCTGCGTAAACTTTTCAGATTCGGCGAGGATCTTGAATTCGAGCTTAGCCGTAGAACCCACGAGAGCCTTAGCCGTAGAGTCATCCACACCAGCCAGTTCAACGACAATGCGGTCGTCGCCAGTCGGAGAAATCTGCGGTTCAGAAAGGCCGTACTGGTCAACACGGTTACGAATAATTTCAAGAGACTGTGCCTGGATGTCCTTAATATCTTCGCCATCCTTGAGGCTAGACTTGTCGATCTGGAGAGTGATGCTCGTACCACCGGCAAGGTCCAAGCCGAAGTTGATGGACTTAGAGCCCAGTTTCGGATTTTCCTTGAGGAAGGTCTGCTTGGCTTCACCCTTCTTGGAGTGAACCTGAATAGAAGGCCATACAGTGTAGGCCGAAAGAATGATGACTGCGAGAATGATGAATTCTCGGAAGCCGAATTTATGTTTATTCATTTGTAATCCCTTAATAAGGCATTATACATACTAGTTGCGGGGTCAAATTTAGAAAAGTAGGAAGTAGGAAGTAGGAAGTAGGAAGTAATTTTAGGCATAAAAAAGGGGGAATCAAGCAGTAGAAAGTAGACGGTAGCACGAACTGTCATTTCCGCGGAGGCGGGAATCTCCTGTCCAGAACGTAACAGATAAAACCTAAAGAGATACGAACAGTAAACGATAAGCCGCGATTATAGACCTAAAACCTGAAAAACTCAACAAATTTCAAACAACGGATCCGGCTTCGCCTCGGTAATCGTAAGCGTCATTTTCTTTTTGCCAAGGGTTCGGACAATTTCCAGGCGGCCCGCGCTATAAGCAATCTCAAGCACACCGTCACGCAGCACACTTTCCCTGTTACGGAGCGCAATCAAGCCCTTCAAATACTCAAAGACAGGCGCTTTCTGCATTTCCGCAAATTTATCCCAAGGGAATGACCTGCGATTGTCCGGATCTTTACCGCCCAACATGCCGATTTCGTCACCATAATATATACAGGGAGCGCCCGGCAAAAAGAACAGAATCGCAAGCGCAAGCTTCACGCGCTGCAAATTTGAGCACGGAAGTGACGCAAGCCGAATCGTATCGTGACTCCCGAGCAAGTTCATCGGCACGCCGAAACGCCCCTTCGGGAACGCTTCACGCAAACGCTTTGCAAACTCGGCAAGTGCAATCGACTTTTCATCAAAGAGATAAGCGAGCACCGCCTTGCGCAAGGGGTAATTCATCACGCCATCAAACTGGTCGCCCTGCAACCAACGCGAAGGCTCGTCCCAAATTTCACCGACAATATAGGCATCCGGGTTAATCGCCTTGATGCGGCGGCGGAATTCCTGCCAGAAGCTATCGTCATCAATCTCGTTCGGAACATCGAGGCGCCAGCCGTCAATGCCGCGCTTCATCCAATATTCGCCCACCGAGAAAAGGTAATCGCGCACGTCGGGATTGTCGGTATTGAACTTCGGGAGCGCGGGGTAACCCCACCAGCAATCGTAATTGGGCTTGCCCGAATACGCGTGAAGCGGCCAGCCATGCACATGGAACCAGTCCACATACGGGGAATTCTTGCCGAGTTCCATCAAGCTGTTGAACTGGAAAAATCCGCGTGAGCAATGGTTGAACACGCCATCCAGAATCACGCGAAGCCCAAGCTTGTGCGCCTTTTTGACAAGCTTGTCAAAATCCCTGAGCGTCCCTAAAACCGGGTCAATTTCAAAATAATCAACCGTATGGTAACGGTGATTCGAATTGCTCTTGAAAATCGGGCAAAGATAAACGGCATTCACGCCGAGCGACGCAATGTATTCAAGTTTTTCGCAAATGCCCGCAAGGTTCCCGCCAAACATGTTTTCACGGGTTGGGAGCGTATCCCAATCCACAAACTTTCCGACCGCCTTGTACTTTGCACTACGGCAAAAGCGGTCCGGAAAAATCTGATAGAAAACAGCGTCCTTGGTCCAATTGGGAAATGTCATAGGAATTGTAAGAACTTAGAACTTAGTTGGCAGAACTTAGAATACTGCATTTTCTAAGTTCTAAGAGCGAAGCGGTCTAAGATCTACCAACTATATTTTCCAAAGGGCACGGGACTTACGTTCTTCGACAAGTTTGTTAATCTCCGAAATCAAGCCCGAATTGGCGAGCAAGTCCTCAACACTGCACGGTGTGCGATATGTCCAGTTCTTGCCACCGACCGTTCCCGGAATGTTGACGCGTTCTTCCTTCGGGTCGCAATCAGAAAGCGAAGCAGAAAGTGCAAAGTAGTCCTGGATCGGCGGAATGCAGAACAAACTATTTGCAGTAAACACATGCGACAAGATGTCGTGCACCACCGGCGGCGTAAGCTTTTCAGGGGCAACGCCCGGCAAGCCCGCATGAGACCAGTAGAAGGCCCTATCAAAGTCAGGCTCTTCCCAAAGACCGCGGAGCGTCGAAGTGTCGTGGCAGCTCGTTGTGCAAACGGAGAGACGCGGGTATTCGTCCATGCTGTAGTACGGAGAATACGGAACATTCCAGTTGCGGGCCCAGCGTTCAATGCGCAGCGACATGATGTCGAGTTTCTTGAGCACGGTCGGCACGCACGGCGGCACGGCGCCAAGGTCTTCGGCGCAAACGAGCATATCCGTTTCGTTGGCGAGTACAGACAAAAGTTTCATGGCATTCTGTTCCCAGAGTGCGTTCTGAGCCTGTTCATTTTGGCCAATCAAGTCATGCAATTTATCTTGTTCGTTCTGCGGGAGCGTAAAGAGCACCGGCTGGTTGTACCAGTACCAGTACGGGTAGAACGTATTTTCATCACCCGTCGGGATAAATACGCGATTCCAGTAGACGCGGAGCATGGAATCCTTAACTTCTTGCGGTTCGTCAAGCGAAAGAATTGCGCGTTCCGACAAGTATTCCGGTTTGATGACAAAGCGGTCGAACTTTCCCGGCAAGTTTTCGAAATACAGAGAAATAAGTCTGTCCGTTTCAGCGCCGAGGAATTCGCGCAACTGGTCCACAGAGTAGTTCGGACGGCGCAAATATTCAAGTGTTTCACGGTAGAATCCCGCATTGCGGAGCACTTCCCACGTGAGCGGGATAGACGGCTGGAAGCGACCCAAAATGCCCGTCGATTCCTGTTCGGGAATCGCCCAAATACGGAAGAACCCGAGCACGTGGTCAATGCGGTACGCGTGATAGAACTTGCTTGCCTGCGCCAAACGGCGACGCCACCAGCCAAAGTCATCGGCTTCAAGCACGTCCCAGCGGTAAGTCGGGAAGCCCCAGTTCTGGCCACCGTAGCTGAACATGTCAGGAGGAGCGCCCGCGCGGTCAGCAAGCGAGAAGTACTTGCGGTCAAACCACACGTCGGCGCTGTCTTCGTTGATGAGGATAGGAACATCGCCCTTGAGGCGGAGTCCGAGCTTAGAAACTTCGTTCACGGCAGCGGTAAACTGACCTTCGGCAGTGTACTGCATCCAGGCTTGGAACAGCACGTCCCTGTAGTTTTTCATCCAGAGCTTATCGACATCGGCAGCGGAGGGATTCTGGAACTTTTTCCAGTCCTTCCAGCTAGCTTCGTTGTTCTGGGCCTTGAGCGTGCAATAGACGCAGTACGACTTGACCCAGGAATTCTTGTCAATCCAGGCAAGGAGCCTCTTCGAAGTCTTCAGGACGTCATACTGGTTATCAAAAATCTTGCGGAGGATGGCGCGCTTCCATGTGGTAATGCGGTAATAGTCCACACGTTCAATGTTAGCGAACTGTTCACGAGCCTTTTCGATTTCATGTTCAAGGACTGTAGCGCCATCAACAGACTGCACATTGATGAACACCGGA
It encodes:
- the secD gene encoding protein translocase subunit SecD — protein: MNKHKFGFREFIILAVIILSAYTVWPSIQVHSKKGEAKQTFLKENPKLGSKSINFGLDLAGGTSITLQIDKSSLKDGEDIKDIQAQSLEIIRNRVDQYGLSEPQISPTGDDRIVVELAGVDDSTAKALVGSTAKLEFKILAESEKFTQVVGLIDQYLTRQTTDIIADSAKTDSVKTDSVKKETLSDDELLAGGVAKAEEKKDTAAAEAAPADVVGQSLSSFFLSFGNGGFIAEESVEKVKKLLATEGVQKLIPRDVAFAFGSGLEKLRRDANIKAKRLYLLKRRAEMGGDDITDARPYRVSDGMSAGEVAVNLKFGGIGPKKFSAVTAANVGKQMAIVLDNQVISAPVIRDRIPNGEAQITGLDDMAEANRLAVVLKAGALKAPMQIIESRSVGATLGEENIVQGFGSGAIGLLLCLVFMVAYYRLGGFIASIGVMINALVTAAVMSVFNATLTLPGIAGFILVVGMSLDANVIIFERIREELKNGLTARAAVAKGYERAFSAILDSNLTTVLTGLILYKIGTGSVKGFGLTLTIGILTSLFCAITVSRAVFDWRLAKRDRTTLSIGSGFKTLNNANLQIMKNRGKFKVLSWILIIASIACIAVKGFDFSIDFTGGQVYTIQYQDDAKHETDLNKALSKAGIQGARVRSLGGTSANSYQISVRGDDTSFELAMAKAFEAANQKCEIVAKDAVGPTIGKELRFNAILSVILAWLGIALYVWFRFGKLGLGFGVAAVLGLIHDTIITLGFISAFSLSFDGALIASLLTMIGYSVNDTIVNFDRIRENTALFGSAKYEQTINSSLNQCFSRTVITSLTTLFVCVVLAVKGGSSIRDFGLVQCFGILIGTYSSVCICSPIVLWWSKKFKKGV
- a CDS encoding glycoside hydrolase family 13 protein yields the protein MTFPNWTKDAVFYQIFPDRFCRSAKYKAVGKFVDWDTLPTRENMFGGNLAGICEKLEYIASLGVNAVYLCPIFKSNSNHRYHTVDYFEIDPVLGTLRDFDKLVKKAHKLGLRVILDGVFNHCSRGFFQFNSLMELGKNSPYVDWFHVHGWPLHAYSGKPNYDCWWGYPALPKFNTDNPDVRDYLFSVGEYWMKRGIDGWRLDVPNEIDDDSFWQEFRRRIKAINPDAYIVGEIWDEPSRWLQGDQFDGVMNYPLRKAVLAYLFDEKSIALAEFAKRLREAFPKGRFGVPMNLLGSHDTIRLASLPCSNLQRVKLALAILFFLPGAPCIYYGDEIGMLGGKDPDNRRSFPWDKFAEMQKAPVFEYLKGLIALRNRESVLRDGVLEIAYSAGRLEIVRTLGKKKMTLTITEAKPDPLFEIC
- a CDS encoding 4-alpha-glucanotransferase; amino-acid sequence: MRYGDLTSFQTGVAVPLFSLHSKHSIGIGEFLDLIPFAQWAKFCGFNIIQLLPVNDTGTEPSPYSARSAFALNPVFINVQSVDGATVLEHEIEKAREQFANIERVDYYRITTWKRAILRKIFDNQYDVLKTSKRLLAWIDKNSWVKSYCVYCTLKAQNNEASWKDWKKFQNPSAADVDKLWMKNYRDVLFQAWMQYTAEGQFTAAVNEVSKLGLRLKGDVPILINEDSADVWFDRKYFSLADRAGAPPDMFSYGGQNWGFPTYRWDVLEADDFGWWRRRLAQASKFYHAYRIDHVLGFFRIWAIPEQESTGILGRFQPSIPLTWEVLRNAGFYRETLEYLRRPNYSVDQLREFLGAETDRLISLYFENLPGKFDRFVIKPEYLSERAILSLDEPQEVKDSMLRVYWNRVFIPTGDENTFYPYWYWYNQPVLFTLPQNEQDKLHDLIGQNEQAQNALWEQNAMKLLSVLANETDMLVCAEDLGAVPPCVPTVLKKLDIMSLRIERWARNWNVPYSPYYSMDEYPRLSVCTTSCHDTSTLRGLWEEPDFDRAFYWSHAGLPGVAPEKLTPPVVHDILSHVFTANSLFCIPPIQDYFALSASLSDCDPKEERVNIPGTVGGKNWTYRTPCSVEDLLANSGLISEINKLVEERKSRALWKI